From the genome of Falco cherrug isolate bFalChe1 chromosome 10, bFalChe1.pri, whole genome shotgun sequence:
AAAACACTACAATAAGTAGTCCTATTTTAGAGGGAAAGAACAGGAAGTTCAGATGCAACAATGAGGGGTATGGTGTAGATACAGGATATTACAGCCTATTTCAGGAAATAGAGAGTCCTGGTTTTAATGttgatgttttggttttagttgattgaagatgaaaagaaagaaaatacaaagccCAAGATACAGCTTCCTGAGCATCTTCAGGTTCGACCTGTGACACCtgtggaaaaatacattaaggttagaaaattagattttaaaattgcaaTACAGCAATATCTGTCTTGAGAAACCACACAAGGTCTAAAAAATCAGTTGTCTTGTAGAGGTGGGCCTTTAACTAAAGGTCAGAGTAAATTGTATTTGCAACTCAAGCAATGCtttaaaagcattcatttaAGACAAGGGATTGCCCTTTGGATATGCTTGTTAGTTCACAGAGCTTTCAGTGTACATGATCATCTTTCTGTGAAGCACCTCCCCCATGCGCTCCTCTGTGACATCCACTAACAAAACAGTCAACTGTACAGCTTAGTACAGAAGAGTGCTCACAGAGCCATCTATGACTGCTGACCATTCATTGCTCAAATATACATACACGTCTCTCTGCAAGTCTTATCATAACCTTAACTCTCAGTTTTAACTACTGGTTAAGATGCAGTCATTTTTCTAACCTTAAGATGGTCTTCTTTGTGGCAGAGACAATGCCACTGTCCTTTTCAGTGGCACAAATTAGTAAGAAGTCAGTTCTAATGAGCCAATCATAAGTCTTTGAGTTTACATTATAtgatttatattaatatattcagAGTCTAAAAGTTGtcaaacagctggaaatgagAGTGGAATGTGACTGATGGTTTGATTTACAAATATACAGTGTCAGAATCACCAATGAATAGGATAAGTAAATCAGCTAAATCAGTGACACTGGGAGAGGAACATGTTTGTAAAAAGGGGAAGCAGAATATGCTAACAAAAGGGAAAGTTAGTCCACCTAGAGAAgattaaggaaacaaaagagaTTGGAAATTCCTACTTACTGAACTAGCTTTCTTTCAAAGTATTCCAAGGGCGAGGAGATAAGGTGAGGAAGTAGTAAAAGCTTTTACGGAGattaaattgaaacaaaaattaagagCTAGTGCTGAGTGtggcaaagaaatgaaatggcAGCATTTCTGCCATTAGCGCTActtgttcttcagtttttgtCTCAAGCCTCCAATTTCAGTCAATTTTACCTCTGCCTCAGCACAGCGAGGATGTATGTATGCTAACAAATCACGCATACAGTTATCAGCTGCTAAAGTAGCCTGCATAGCCTGGTGCATACTGAAACAGGGATCATAGTTTCAATTTCACATCAAATCTTTATTTGCTAAGGAAGGTAAAGGTTAGCTGTGATTTAGGTCACTCTTTACAGATTCAGAGTAAAGTTTCTTACGCTCTTATTCAGAACTGTGTGTCTTTCTGCACGTTTACCTTTATGATCACAGTCATCATATCTGTTCTTCTCTCTAGGTTAGATTAATAATTGCTTTTTCATAGTCCCTTCCCCCAGATTGTAAATGGGGCATGATTTCCTTCATTATCCTTCTCAGTGGGTGGCACTTTTGGCcatgaaaattatcttttcagaGGAACTGTTCCACCTAAATATCATAAACATTTTCTAATCTTGGCCACAGAACAAAGTGAAGCAACTCTGgcaaaagaactgaaacattGTTCTCTTGCTGACTGTTTCTCTACTAAGTCCCCAGATGCTAAAATGATATAACATGCCCAACTGAGATGATTCAGCCAAAGTAAGCACAGCAGTCGGTGAACAGAGACtgttggcttttgttttgtttcctttttagctAGATTAGTTGCAGATTAACTTGATGTTTATGCATCTTTTAAAGTAGAAGAAAGGTGGATTGAATAAGTAGCTCTTGATGCAAAAGCCAGCTTGGGCAGTAAGATCTTTAGCATTTGGGCACAAAACTGTTATTCCATAGTTGCACTGCTACCAAATACAGTACAGCAAGtataaaatactatttctcCTGTTTAGAGAAGTtgttattagtattattattctATAATGAAAAAAGCTAAAGGTGAAGATAAAATTTTCCTTATAATGTGAAGCCAGTAAAGCCCTTAGAAAAAGTATtgagcaaaactttttttaaaaaaggtatgCTAACACCGACTACTaaacaataattttcttttttatttcctgttatACATACCAATGTAGGCactaaaagacttttttttttttttttttaaaaggatggtAAATGCAAGTTAGTTAACTGGAATTTGGCCATTTTActtctctctttccctgtgccttGCTATAGAATGGAACCTAGATTATtctaattactttttatttttaaaactgtattataAATCAAATTTGCATGTAACTGGGCTATCTTTTGAAGTTCTTTCCTTCCATTACGGTCAGTGTGTGTTCGGGATATTCATTCAGCagattgcttttaaaaccaCTATTTTTTGTAAGTTCTCATTTCCATTCACACTACAACACAAAATATGATGTTGCATGACAGAAATTACAACGAAAAACCTTTTAATCATTGAATTGTACATGTTACTTTTATTATAGGTGATTCCATCTCCTCCAGTACCTAAGACTACCCAGGGATTTATTGGCTggaggtcagctgtcccgggGTTGGAACTTGAACGTGGTTTGCAAATCCAAAGCTGTAAAGGTACCTTTTTTAAGGATTTGAAGTGGCCATGTGAGCCTTCTGACTGACATTAAGACATTAACAGTTAGACACATAGATCTATTTGCAACCCTAAGTTAACATTCCATAGGGGACTGTTGGACTGGTAAACATTGATGCTTATAAAACaatttatgctttaaaaaaattatgtaaacaTCCACAATCATTTTGGTAAACTGCAAACATCTTAATGTAGTATTTTACTTGTTACTGATTTTTT
Proteins encoded in this window:
- the CIMIP1 gene encoding uncharacterized protein C20orf85 homolog translates to MAQRSAGPPPCSFVARDNCWKKYVEHELEAARRWSHKWGFLKTPLEELIEDEKKENTKPKIQLPEHLQVRPVTPVEKYIKVIPSPPVPKTTQGFIGWRSAVPGLELERGLQIQSCKGTFFKDLKWPCEPSD